The Mesomycoplasma flocculare ATCC 27399 genome includes a window with the following:
- a CDS encoding Mhp366/Mhp367 family surface (lipo)protein, with translation MNWKKLFISFSYLLFLPLTIVSCFDFKTGNVKAKVSKPVEAKTKPLINIKNKESSQNELNPKIMPENKGDFFKFSENPFNLEKKTSPEINGLDSQMLKRLELDPIDKSESQILNDKIDQSLSNLEQTKKNTKNTNTQNSKSELDRQQIEINYLIEKPVLEKSQIENLDFSALDSFFEQKPISVPKKEKPVDANFFSEEEFQLINERSINNFNISGLSELDHFKTPNIGLDKAFTKTVYEPFQIETHTGIKKENDTVFLGQKNENLNIYLLDKLSQHNISANSRAKQLYHSYYNPNFTRKYFKPKYFGFKSLDYNDTRYLQAYQRNIRFAPGTAILLDSQDGESLFLTNAHVLYIDKVPFWEKPSYPFMRFYYNDKVNDLGSLGYLGILSLFWIKQEYDKKITELKKKEKDFSQKNHHIYIGSATPKMMWKFSIDLHKNYFRLGPNFNNHGKDLGIFYFNHGKFTHDIEAVLEFYEKHRQSLLSQFRFSNGESIDKGILEFKNQFKTFQQFWEQAKKFPPLKIAERIWKNGEIDYTTKIGGFWPQFSFAKNMFKGVYINNGSPHFFATNGPGASGSGIFNANGELVFINQLIVLSKDQKKLYYDQNNLTSHLAIGILFRDGKSDLVSEIKKFYYKNKEEQNETEQSQVKVTEASNFIQISA, from the coding sequence GTTAAAGCCAAGGTGAGTAAACCTGTGGAGGCGAAAACTAAGCCTTTAATTAATATAAAAAATAAAGAAAGTTCACAAAATGAGCTTAACCCCAAAATAATGCCGGAAAATAAGGGCGATTTTTTTAAATTTAGCGAGAATCCTTTTAATTTAGAAAAAAAGACTAGCCCTGAAATTAATGGCCTTGACAGCCAAATGCTAAAAAGGCTTGAATTGGATCCGATTGATAAAAGTGAATCACAAATTCTTAACGACAAAATTGATCAAAGTCTATCTAATTTAGAGCAAACGAAAAAAAATACTAAAAACACCAATACCCAAAATTCTAAAAGTGAGCTTGATAGACAACAAATTGAAATCAATTATCTTATTGAAAAACCGGTTTTAGAAAAATCACAAATTGAAAATCTTGACTTTTCGGCTCTTGATTCCTTTTTTGAGCAAAAACCTATAAGTGTTCCAAAAAAAGAAAAACCGGTTGATGCTAATTTCTTTAGCGAAGAAGAATTTCAACTAATAAATGAAAGGTCAATTAATAATTTTAACATTTCTGGTTTAAGTGAGCTTGATCATTTTAAAACACCGAATATTGGTTTAGACAAAGCTTTTACTAAAACTGTATATGAACCTTTTCAAATTGAGACTCATACTGGCATTAAAAAGGAAAATGACACTGTTTTTCTTGGACAGAAAAACGAAAATCTCAATATTTATCTTTTAGATAAGCTGTCCCAACATAATATAAGTGCTAATTCACGAGCTAAACAACTTTATCATAGTTACTATAATCCTAATTTTACGAGAAAATATTTTAAACCTAAATATTTTGGCTTTAAATCACTTGATTATAATGATACAAGATATTTGCAAGCATATCAACGCAATATAAGATTTGCACCCGGAACCGCAATTTTACTTGATTCTCAAGATGGCGAAAGTCTTTTTCTAACAAATGCGCATGTTTTATACATTGACAAAGTTCCATTTTGAGAAAAACCTTCCTATCCTTTTATGCGATTTTATTATAATGATAAAGTAAACGATCTTGGATCGTTAGGGTATTTGGGAATTTTAAGTCTTTTTTGAATTAAACAAGAATATGATAAAAAAATCACAGAGCTAAAGAAAAAAGAAAAAGATTTTTCACAAAAAAATCATCATATTTATATTGGTTCTGCAACACCAAAGATGATGTGGAAATTCAGCATTGATTTACATAAAAACTATTTCCGACTAGGCCCGAATTTTAATAATCATGGCAAAGATCTTGGAATTTTTTATTTTAACCATGGTAAATTCACTCATGATATTGAAGCTGTTCTTGAATTTTATGAAAAACATCGCCAATCACTTTTGTCGCAATTTCGTTTTTCAAATGGAGAGTCAATTGATAAAGGAATTTTAGAATTTAAAAATCAGTTTAAAACCTTTCAGCAATTTTGAGAGCAAGCTAAAAAATTTCCGCCTTTAAAAATTGCTGAAAGAATCTGAAAAAATGGTGAAATTGATTATACTACAAAAATTGGAGGTTTTTGACCGCAGTTTTCTTTTGCCAAAAACATGTTCAAAGGTGTTTATATCAATAATGGGTCCCCACATTTTTTTGCCACAAATGGGCCAGGAGCATCAGGAAGTGGCATTTTTAATGCAAATGGCGAGTTAGTTTTTATTAACCAATTGATTGTCCTTAGTAAGGACCAAAAAAAACTTTATTATGACCAAAATAATCTAACAAGCCACCTTGCGATTGGAATCTTGTTCCGCGATGGGAAATCCGATTTGGTTAGCGAAATCAAAAAATTCTATTATAAAAATAAAGAAGAACAAAACGAAACTGAACAAAGCCAAGTCAAAGTTACTGAAGCGTCTAATTTTATTCAAATCAGCGCTTAA
- a CDS encoding LppA-related lipoprotein has protein sequence MSKSAKKTWFLGTIFPFVPIFLLAGACNASKNQESKTSIPKENAQKTANINSQDEARLQKNAQDKKQDSANSSPFLENQKNDLELRRIELIEKEKKQEERLEKIETEARKIKQKETKIVGKIEKIEANVSEAKQKKQEEKAQLEKEKAQLEKEKAQLEKEKQEEKARIELEKQQLEQKAKLEKEKQELSLKVNKQILVEKKELDEIFRKIPDFLEISQSEKNRSYNSIDTLLWKLREKPSTFHYTNFIQKLKNFDDEHYDLSFKFPFEVKVEKSSSDINEHRLENVELFLAKKGTSLKLTKKVTLFWNLNNLAKLEKTEAELYKKELLPVFSKISPSILAYALVNSDKESFFDSPLFADFSAAFNQISLSVGLKGEFLGIKLAQNPEKWSFDIVSASPNDETGELKLRVQKTKTEDTKQNIGAVQEFSFTGFKKNNDEDFEFEVDPNLVWPQIRDKNIFKDNQHEQNLSEVQKGQIGKILLDNLFFKLKDKNDPDIILKDFQISKHIKNNSNFFAYPQVISLKWSETNQEANKKIKMEIKDKKLQYSFNLEFAYLAPNSTLNPNDQSLQFASFKTKLIKGEIPLEYFLK, from the coding sequence ATGAGCAAATCCGCAAAGAAAACCTGGTTTTTAGGCACTATTTTTCCTTTTGTTCCAATTTTTTTGCTAGCTGGAGCATGTAATGCTAGCAAAAATCAAGAAAGTAAAACTTCAATCCCAAAGGAAAATGCCCAAAAAACAGCAAATATAAACTCTCAAGACGAAGCTCGCCTACAAAAAAATGCGCAAGATAAAAAACAAGATTCTGCAAATTCAAGCCCTTTTCTTGAAAATCAGAAAAATGATCTTGAACTTCGAAGAATTGAATTAATTGAAAAGGAAAAAAAACAAGAAGAAAGGTTAGAAAAAATAGAAACGGAAGCAAGAAAAATTAAGCAAAAAGAAACGAAAATTGTTGGCAAAATCGAAAAAATAGAAGCTAATGTATCTGAGGCAAAGCAAAAAAAACAAGAAGAAAAAGCTCAACTTGAAAAAGAAAAAGCTCAACTTGAAAAAGAAAAAGCTCAACTTGAAAAAGAAAAACAAGAAGAAAAAGCGCGAATCGAACTGGAAAAACAGCAACTTGAACAAAAAGCAAAATTGGAAAAAGAAAAGCAAGAACTTTCGCTTAAAGTAAACAAACAAATTTTAGTAGAAAAAAAAGAACTCGACGAAATTTTTCGCAAAATTCCCGATTTTTTAGAGATTTCACAAAGCGAGAAAAACCGTTCATATAATAGTATCGATACGCTTTTGTGAAAATTAAGAGAAAAACCTTCAACTTTTCACTATACAAATTTTATCCAAAAACTAAAAAATTTCGATGATGAACATTATGATCTTTCTTTTAAATTTCCTTTTGAAGTAAAAGTGGAAAAAAGCTCAAGCGATATTAATGAGCATCGACTTGAAAATGTTGAACTTTTTCTTGCAAAAAAGGGAACATCATTAAAACTTACAAAAAAAGTAACACTTTTTTGAAATTTAAATAATTTAGCAAAGCTAGAAAAAACTGAAGCCGAATTATATAAAAAAGAACTTTTACCGGTTTTTAGCAAAATTAGCCCTTCAATTTTAGCTTATGCTCTTGTAAATTCGGATAAGGAATCATTTTTTGACTCGCCGCTTTTTGCCGATTTTAGCGCCGCATTTAATCAAATTTCTCTTTCCGTTGGTCTTAAAGGCGAATTTCTTGGGATAAAATTAGCTCAAAATCCTGAAAAATGATCATTTGATATTGTGAGTGCAAGCCCTAATGATGAAACAGGTGAGTTAAAATTAAGAGTGCAAAAAACAAAAACTGAGGATACAAAGCAAAATATCGGTGCAGTTCAGGAATTTAGTTTCACTGGTTTTAAAAAAAATAATGACGAAGACTTCGAATTTGAAGTAGATCCTAATTTAGTCTGACCACAAATTCGGGATAAAAATATTTTCAAAGATAACCAGCACGAACAAAATTTATCGGAGGTGCAAAAAGGGCAAATTGGCAAAATTTTACTTGATAATTTATTCTTTAAATTAAAAGATAAAAACGATCCGGATATTATTCTAAAAGATTTCCAAATTAGCAAACATATAAAAAATAATAGTAATTTTTTCGCCTATCCACAAGTAATTTCGCTAAAATGATCTGAGACTAACCAGGAAGCTAATAAAAAAATTAAAATGGAAATCAAAGATAAAAAATTACAATACAGTTTCAATTTAGAATTCGCATATTTAGCACCAAATTCAACACTGAATCCAAATGATCAAAGCTTGCAATTTGCTAGTTTTAAGACAAAACTAATCAAAGGCGAAATTCCGCTTGAATATTTTCTAAAATAA
- the yihA gene encoding ribosome biogenesis GTP-binding protein YihA/YsxC, translating to MWKFLKSCTENCYSEPQFAFIGRSNVGKSSLINALANKKIARISAQPGRTQLLNFYHNQSNKLVVDLPGYGFARISKTKKTEIELMIANYFAKNQTLLCVFLLIDARIGFRDLDFEMIEFIISFGHKIQILANKVDKTNQSQRAKLAKQCEKLALNCLLVSAKTKLNFPKLVNLIS from the coding sequence ATGTGGAAATTCCTTAAATCTTGTACTGAAAACTGTTATTCTGAGCCACAATTCGCTTTTATTGGTCGTTCTAATGTTGGAAAATCCTCATTAATTAACGCGCTAGCGAATAAAAAAATTGCAAGAATTTCTGCTCAACCAGGACGTACGCAATTGCTAAATTTTTATCATAACCAAAGCAACAAACTCGTTGTTGATCTTCCTGGTTATGGTTTTGCTCGTATTTCGAAGACAAAAAAAACGGAAATTGAGCTGATGATTGCTAATTATTTTGCTAAAAATCAAACGCTTTTGTGCGTTTTTTTGCTAATCGATGCTCGCATTGGATTTCGCGATCTTGATTTTGAAATGATCGAATTTATTATCTCTTTTGGACACAAAATTCAAATTTTAGCAAATAAAGTTGATAAAACAAATCAATCCCAAAGAGCTAAACTAGCAAAACAATGCGAGAAATTAGCGTTAAATTGTCTTTTAGTATCAGCAAAAACGAAGCTTAATTTTCCAAAGTTAGTTAATTTAATCTCTTAG